Part of the Janibacter endophyticus genome is shown below.
ACCCGAGCCAGATCGTCGACAGCTACGGCGACGAGGACTACGACGACCAGTCCTTCGCCGAGGACGAGCAGTTCTGACCCCCTGATGACCTGACCGTCAGTGGTGAGGTCAGTACCTATTCCTAGGAGAACCACATGCCTACCCCCACCAAGGGTCCCCGTCTGGGAGGCGGCCCGGCTCACGAGCGGCTCATGCTGGGCAACCTCGCCCAGTCGCTCTTCGAGCACGACCAGATCACGACGACGCAGGCCAAGGCCAAGCGGCTCCGTCCGCTGGCCGAGCGTCTCGTCACCTTCGCCAAGCGGGGTGACCTGCCCGCCCGTCGCAAGGTCATGACCGTCGTCAAGGACAAGGGTGTCGTGCACCGTCTCTTCACCGAGATCGCGCCTGACATGGCCGACCGCGAGGGCGGCTACACCCGCATCACGAAGATCGCCCCCCGCAAGGGCGACAACGCCCCGATGTGCGTCATCGAGCTCGTCCGCGAGCCCGTCTCGGCCAAGCCGAAGCGCGCCGTCGTCGCCGAGGCCGAGGCCACCACGCAGGCCTCCGCCGCCCAGGACGAGACGCCGGCGACCGCCGGTGTCGAGGCCGACACCGCCGTCGAGCTGCCCAAGGGTGCCGTCGCCTCGAACGAGGACGGCAGCGCTCCGGAGGGCTACGACGTCAAGGGCAACGCCGACTCCGGCAAGTACCACGTGCCCGGGTCGCAGTGGTACGACCAGACGGAGGCCGAGTTCTGGTTCGCCTCCGCCGACGACGCCAAGGCGGCCGGCTTCGAGCCCGCCGGTGGCGAGGAGAAGCAGCAGGTCGACGAGGCCTGAGCGTCCTCCGCGCACTGACGAAGGGGCGTTCCTCCCGCAGGGGAGGGGCGCCCCTTCGTCTGCCTCGGACCAGCGGTCAGGGGGCGCGGTCGATGGGGTGCACGGCCAGCGTGACCGCCACCCGCTTGGCGCCCGGCGTCCCCGCACCGATCCGTCGGTAGCGGGCGAGGGTGTCGGCCAGCTCGGTGCGCAGCGCGACGAGCTGCTCCTCGTCGACGAGGACGGCGTGGTCGTGCAGCCCCGCCTCCTCCTGCCACACGAGCGGCCAGCCCGCGGCCGCGTCGACCCACGTGTGCGCCCGTGAGGCGAGGTGCTCGACGTGGTCGTGGGCCAGCCACAGGTCGTCCTCGACGTCCTCGGGGTCGGGCGAGACGGTCCGGACGGTGAGGTCGTCGTCGTCCTCCTCGTCGGGCAGCGCCCAGACGCGGGTCTTGGCGTTGCCCAGGCCGGTGTCCTCGACGAGCCCGGCCTCGGCGAGCACGCGCAGGTGGTAGCTCGTGGCCCCGGTGTTGGTCCCCAGCGCGCGGGCCAGCTCGGCGGAGGTCGCCCCGCCGTGGAGGCGCAGGTGCGCGACGATTCGGGAGCGCAGGGGGTGGGCCAGGAGCCGCCACGAGGAGCTCGGGCCGTCGCCGGGTGGGGTGCTCATGGATTGCACAATAGTTGTGCAATCTGGGGCCGTGCAAGGTCGCGGTCCCCGACGGATCGCCCAGAGCCCTTGCGCCCCAAGGGGTTGCGGCCCGTCGCGACGATTTCTCGACGGTCGCCCCCCTTCGTAGAATTGAGGGGTACCCACCCGACACGACACAAAGGCAGCACCTGTGCGTACCTACACCCCCAAGGCGGGCGAGATCACCCGTCAGTGGCACGTCATCGACGCCACCGACGTCGTCCTGGGCCGCCTCGCGAGCCAGGCCGCGATCCTGCTCCGCGGCAAGCACAAGACGACCTTCGCCCCGCACGTCGACACCGGCGACTTCGTCATCATCATCAACGCCGACAAGGTCGCCCTCACCGGCGCCAAGGCGGAGCAGAAGAAGGCTTACCGCCACTCGGGCTTCCCGGGCGGCCTGCGCTCGACCTCCTACACCGAGCTCCTCGAGAAGGCGCCGGAGAAGGCCGTCGAGAAGGCCATCCGCGGCATGCTCCCGCGCAACTCCCTCGGCCGTCAGCAGCTGACCAAGCTCAAGGTCTACGCCGGCGCGGAGCACCCCCACTCGGCGCAGCAGCCGACCCCCTTCACGATCACCCAGGTCGCGCAGTAATCGCGCCGCTGACAGGACTTAAGGACACAACCCGTGGCTGACACCACCGAGAACCCCCAGGTCGAGGGCACCCTCGACGAGGACGTCGAGATGACCTCTTACACCTCCGAGTCGGAGGGCCCGGTCGGCGACGCCGAGCCGGCCCCCCGCCCCACGGCCTCCGCGCCGGGCGCCGCCACCGGCCGCCGCAAGCAGGCCATCGCCCGCGTCCGGATCGTCCCGGGCACCGGCGAGTGGAAGATCAACGGTCGCTCGCTCGAGGACTACTTCCCGAACAAGGTCCACCAGCAGATCGTCAACGAGCCGCTCACCGTCCTCGAGCTCGACGGCGCCTACGACGTGCTCGTCCGCGTCCACGGCGGTGGCCCCTCCGGCCAGGCCGGTGCGGTCCGCCTCGGCGTCGCCCGCAGCCTCAACGGCGTGGACCCCGAGCTCAACCGCGCCACCCTCAAGAAGGCCGGCTTCCTCACCCGTGACGCCCGCGTCCCGGAGCGCAAGAAGGCCGGTCTCAAGAAGGCCCGCAAGGCTCCGCAGTACTCCAAGCGCTGATCCCGCCGGACGGCCGAAGGGGTTCCCACCAGCTGGTGGGAACCCCTTCGTCGTCCCTGGGTCAGTCCTGCCGCAGCTGCGACCGGAAGGCGCCGGCCAGCGGCACGAGACCGAGGATGAGGATCATCGGGACGGCGAAGCCGATGCGCAGGTTCGAGCTGCCGATGACCCCGGTGAGGACGGCGCCGAAGAGGGCGCCGACGGTTGAAGCGCGCGATGACGCCCGTGGGCGCTGCCGCCCCACGGTGGCGGACGCAAGGGTTGTAGGGTCCGGGGCGTGCCTGAGCCCGAGCAGCGTGAGCCCGCCGAGCCAGTGGTGCGCGTGCGGATCGACCTCGCGTACGACGGCACCGACTTCTCCGGGTGGGCGGCCCAGCCGGGCCGCCGGACCGTCGAGGGTGAGCTCACCGGCGCGCTCGAGACGATCTGCCGCACGAGCGGGCTCCGCGTGGTCGTGGCGGGACGCACCGACGCGGGCGTGCACGCCAGCGGGCAGGTCTGCCACGTCGACCTCACCCCCGAGCACCTCGACGCAGCTCAGGGGCGACGCGACCGCAGCCCCGAGGACGCCCTCCTCGCCCGGCTGCGGGGCGTCCTCCCCAAGGACGTCGCCGCGCACGCCGTGACGCGGCCCCCCGAGGGCTTCGACGCGCGCTTCTCCGCGACGCAGCGGCGCTACCGCTACCTCGTCGCCGACGACCCGGCCCGGCTCGACCCCCTTCGCCGCCGTGAGGTCGTCGCCCTCGGTGACCGGCTCGACGTCGCCGCCATGGACGAGTCGGCGCGAGGTCTGACCGGTCTGGCCGACTTCGCCGCCTTCTGCAAGAGGCGTGAGGGGGCCACGACGATCCGGACCCTGCTCGAGTACTCGTGGCGGCGGACCGAGGAAGGGCTCGTCGAGGGGCGGGTCGTGGCCGACGCCTTCTGCCACTCGATGGTCCGGGCGCTCGTCGGGGCGGTGGTCCCGGTCGGCCAGGGCCGCGCCGAGCCCGGCTGGCCGCGGGAGGTCCTGCGCGCCGGCGTCCGGGACCCGCGGGTCAAGGTCATGCCGGCGCACGGGCTGAGCCTGCGCGAGGTGAGCTACCCGCCGGCGGAGCAGCTGGCGCGACGTGCCGAGGAGTCCCGGGCCCGCCGACAGCTCTGAACGCTCACTCGATCGTGCCGGGAGGCATGGGCCAGACCCGCCAGCCGAGCGTCCCGACGACGAGGTCGCCGCGGACGAAGCGGGCGCACGACGCGGCGTCCGCGCCGGTGGTCCGGCAGGCGGTCACCGAGTCGGCCGAGCGGGCCCGGTTGTCCCCGAGGACGAGGAAGGAGCCCTCCGGGACGGTGATCTCGGGGAAGCACCGGGGTGAGCTCGCGCCGGAGTCGCACCCCGCCTGGGGGTCGAAGGGGAGGTCGCGGGCCGGCTCGAGATAGGGCTCCTCGAGCGCTGTGCCGTCGACGATGACCCGGCCCTCGTCGTCGCAGCAGGCAACCCGCTCACCGGGCATCCCGACGACCCGCTTGACCGTGTGCGCGCGGTGCGAGGGGCCGAAGCCGAGGATGTCGCCGCCTGTCCGGACCACGGTCTTGACGAGGTCGCCGTCGTCCTCGAGCCGCTCGTCCGCCCAGGTCGCCCCGTGGCCGAAGACGGCGACGTCGCCGCGCTCGAGGTCGCCGGCGCCGGGCCAGACCTTCGCGACGACCCGGTCGCCGGTGAGCAGGGTGGGCTCCATCGACTCCGAGGGGATGGCGAAGGGGCGCACCGCCACGTGGGTGATGACGGCGATGAGAGTGAAGCTCAGGACGATCCGGAGGCCGAGATCCCACCACAGCGGACGCTGCGGACGGTCCGGGCCACCGCGACCGGGCGGGCTCTCGGCCGTCACGCAGGACGCCCCTCGCCGGCCCAGGCGGCGGGGGCGCCGGCCCGCATCTCGTCGACGAGCGAGCGGGCCACCGAGACCAGGGTGCCCTCCTGCTGCGCGACGGCGAGCTGGCGCTGGTAGCTCGCGCCGTGCCGGACGATGAGCGCGACGTCGGAGAGCTCCTGCTCGCAGCCGAGCCGGCGCGCGACGGGCGTCAGCCGCTCGAGGAGGTCCATGAGGTCCTCGGTGACGAGGCGCTCGCGGTTGCGGTCGTCGCAGATGATGATCGCGTCCATGCCGTACCGGGCGGCCCGCCACTTGTTCTCCTGGACGTGCCAGGGCGGCAGGGTGCGCAGGGTGCCACCGTCGGTGAGGCGGTCGTCGAGCCACACGACGAGGCACTGCACGAGGGCGGTGATCGCGGCGAGCTCACGCAGGGTGGGCACGCCGTCGCAGACCCGGACCTCGAGGGTGCCGAGGTGCGGCGCCGGTCGGATGTCCCAGCGGATCTCCTTGAGCTCGTCGATGACGCCGGTGACGAGCAGGTCGTCGACGTAGCGCTCGTACTCGGCCCAGGTCGAGAACTGGAAGGGCAGGCCGGCGGTCGGCAGCTGCTGGAACATCTGGGCCCGGTTGCTCGCGTACCCCGTCTCCTCACCGACCCAGAAGGGGGAGGAGGCCGAGAGGGCCTGGAGGTGGGGGGCGAAGGGGAGGAGACCGTCGAGGATCGGGAGGACCCGGGCGACGTCGGTGACGCCGACGTGGACGTGCACCCCGTAGATCACCATCTGACGGCCCCACCAGCGGGTCCGGTCGATGAGGGTCGCGTAACGCTCGCCCTCGCTGACCTCCTGGGTCTGCCACTGGGCGAAGGGGTGGGTGCCCGCGCACAGGAGGTCGAGCCCGAGCGGGTCGGTGACCTCGCGCAACGCCTCGAGCGAGCGGCTGAGGTCGGCGGTGATCTCGGGGACGTCGCGGCAGACGCCGGTGACGATCTCGACGGTGTTGCTCAGCAGCTCGCGGTGGAAGCGGGCGGAGATGTGCTTGGCCTCGAGGGCGGGCATGACGTCGTCGGCCCGGGGGACGAGGTCGAGGGTCTCGTGGTCGACGAGGGCCAGCTCCCACTCCACACCCAGCGTCGGGCCCGCCGAGGGATGGAAGACGATCACGCGCTTGACCTCTCTGCCGCCCGACGTCCGTTGGTCGCGCCGGGTACCGGGGACCAGCCTAGGTCGCGGGTAGGGTGCCACGAGCGCCCGGTCCCGACCGTCTTTGCCCGTCGACCCCGGCCAGCGTCACAGACACCCCACGAGAGGTACCCACGACAGATGGCACGACTCTTCGGCACCGACGGCGTCCGTGGTCTCGCGAACGGCGAGGTCATCACGGCCGAGTTCGCCCTGCGCCTGTCCCAGGCGGCGGCGCACGTCCTCACCGACGAGGCGAAGGGGGCGCGTCGTCGCCCGCTCGCCGTGGTGGGCCGCGACCCGCGGGCCTCTGGTGAGTTCCTCTCGGCGGCGGTCATCGCCGGGCTGGCCTCGGAGGGGGTCGACGTCTTCGACGTCGGCGTGCTCCCGACGCCGGCGGTGGCCTTCCTCACCGCCGACACGCAGGCCGATTTCGGGGTCATGCTCTCGGCCTCGCACAACGCCATGCCGGACAACGGCATCAAGTTCTTCGCCCGGGGTGGGCACAAGCTCCCCGACGCCGTCGAGGACGCGATCCAGGACCGGATGAGCAGCTCTCCCCGGCTCCCCACGGGCGCCGGCGTCGGCCGGGTCACCGTCATGCAGGGAGCACCGGCGCGCTACGTGCGCCACCTGCTCGCCGCGATGCCTCACGACCTCGAGGGGCTTAAGGTCGTCCTCGACTGCGCGCACGGCGCGGCGAGCGAGGTCTCGCCCGAGGTCTTCCGCCTCGCGGGTGCGCAGGTCTGGACGATCGGCAACACCCCGGACGGGCTGAACATCAACGACGGCTACGGCTCGACCCACCTCGACCAGCTGCGGGAGGCCGTCGTCGCGCACGGCGCGGACCTCGGCATCGCCCACGACGGCGACGCCGACCGCTGTCTCGCCGTGGACGCCGAGGGCAACGTCGTCGACGGCGACCAGATCATGGCGATCCTCGCGCTGACGCTCAAGGACCGAGGGCAGCTGCGGCACGACACCCTCGTCGCCACGGTGATGAGCAACCTCGGGCTGATCAACGCGATGCGCGAGGCCGGGATCGAGGTCATCCAGACGAAGGTGGGCGACCGGTACGTGCTCGAGCGGATGCGCGGCGGCTCCTACTCGCTCGGCGGCGAGCAGTCCGGCCACGTCATCCTCCTCGAGCACGGCACGACCGGTGACGGCGTGCTCACGGGGCTGATGATCGCCTCGCGCCTCGCGGAGAACGGCAAGAGCCTCGCGGAGCTCGCGGCGGTCATGACCCGCCTGCCCCAGGTGCTCGTCAACGTCCCAGACGTCGACAAGGACCGCGTGGACCTCGACGAGGGGGTGCAGGAGGCCGTCCGCCAGGAGTCGGAGCGCCTCGGCGACACCGGCCGGGTCCTGCTCCGCAAGTCGGGCACCGAGCCCGTCGTGCGGGTCATGGTCGAGGCGGCCACCCAGGACGAGGCCGACGAGGTGGCGCAGCGGCTCGCGGGCGTCGTCCGGGAACGCCTCGCCCTCTGAGCTCGCACGAGCCAAGGCTCGTGTCGCTCTGAGCTCGCACGAGCCAAAGCTCGTGTCGCCCCGAGCTCGCACGAGCCGGCTCGTGTCGCCCCGAGAGGTAGGAGCCTTGGCTCGTGCGAAGGGGGGGGCTGGGCAGGCGGCCGTCTGTCAGGGGGCCGGGGTGTAGGGGGCCGGGGTGTAGGGGCCGAGGTCGCCCTCGACGCTGAGGATCGTGGCCTCGCCGTGGGCGAGCGCGTACTGGGCGCCGACGATCGCCAGGCTGCCCTGGGCGACCTTCTGCGCGACGAGCGCGGAGCGCTCGGCGAGCAGCCCGGCGGTCATCCGGACGTGCTCCTCCTCGACGGCCGAAGGGGTGAGCTCACCCCTTCGGGCCACAGCCATGACGCTCGGGGTGACCCGCTCGACGATGTCTCGGAGGAACCCACCGGGCACCTGACCGCTCTCGTGGGCCGCCAGGGCCGCCTTGATCGCGCCGCACGAGTCGTGCCCGAGCACGACGATCAGCGGGATCTCGAGCGGGCCGATGCCGAACTCGATCGAGCCGAGGACGCTCGGGTCGGTGACCTGGCCGGCGGTGCGGACGACGAAGAGGTCGCCGAGCCCCTGGTCGAAGATCAGCTCGGCGCCCACGCGCGAGTCGGCGCAGCCGAAGAAGACGGCGAAGGGCCGCTGCTTGAGGGCCACCCGGTTGCGGACGTGGATGTCCTGGTGCGGGTGGGCCGGCGCTCCGGCCATGAAACGGGCGTTGCCTGCGGCGAGCATCGCCCACGCCTCGGCCGGGGAGGACGGCATGGTCCCCGGCTGGGCGCGATGGCGCTGCATCAGCCGACCGGCTGGAGCAGCCCGGTGTCGACGTCGTAGACGAAGCCCGCGACCTGGGCCCGGTCGCCGATGAGCGGGTGCGAACGCACCGCGGCGAGGTCCTGACGAAGGGCGGCGACCTGGTCGGCGATGACGTGGAAGCCCTGCCACGACGCATCGACCCCCGCGGAGGCCCCGACGCGCTCGCGCAACGACTCCTCGGTGCTCGAGGTCATCGCGCAGCGCGTGTGGGGCGCGATGACGATGCGCCGGACGTTGAGGAGATGCACCCCGAGGACGAGCGCCTCGAGCGCGTTGGCGGTGACGCGGCCACCGGGGTTGCGGAAGATCTTCGCGTCACCGGGGTGCAGACCGAGCATGCCGAGCGGGTCGATCCGGCTGTCCATGCAGGTGACGATGGCGATGCCCGCGTGGGCGATGCCGTCGAAGCCGCTGAGGTCGAAGTCCTCGGCGAAGCGGGCATTGGCCTCGAGCAGGTCCTCGAAGCCCTGGGGGGCGGCAGTCATGCGGTTCCTCTCCGTTGGGCGGGGTGGTGCGAGCGGTCAGGCGAGACCGGCGCGTCTCTGGATCGTCCTCGCCACGGGCGCGGTCACCGAGGCGAAGAAGTCGTTGCCCTTGTCGTCGACGACGATGAAGGCGGGGAAGTCCTCGACCTCGATCTTCCAGACCGCCTCCATGCCGAGCTCGGGGTACTCCAGGACCTGGACGCTCTTGATGCAGTCCTGGGCCAGTCGCGCGGCAGGGCCACCGATCGATCCGAGGTAGAAGCCGCCGTGCGACCGGCAGGCGTCGGTGACCTGCTGGCTGCGGTTGCCCTTGGCCAGCATGACCATCGCACCACCGGCGGCCTGGAACTGGTCGACGTAGCTGTCCATGCGTCCGGCCGTCGTCGGGCCGAAGGAGCCGGAGGCCATCCCCTCGGGGGTCTTCGCCGGACCGGCGTAGTAGACCGGGTGGTCCTTGAGGTACTGCGGCATCTCCTCGCCGGCGTCGAGCCGCTCCTTGATCTTGGCGTGCGCGATGTCGCGGGCGACGACGAGCGGTCCGGTGAGCGAGAGGCGCGTCTTGACCGGGTGCTGGGTCAGCTCGGCGAGGATCTCGCTCATCGGGCGGTTGAGGTCGACCTCCACGACCGCACCCTGGCCGGTCGACGAGGCGCCCACGGCGTCGGCGGCGAGCTGCTCGTCGGTCTGCTCGGGGAGGAATCGCGCCGGGTCGGTCTCGAGCTGCTCGAGGAAGACGCCCTCTGCCGTGATCTTGCCGAGCACCTGGCGGTCCGCCGAGCACGAGACGGCGATGGCGACGGGCAGCGAGGCGCCGTGACGGGGGAGGCGGACGACCCGCACGTCGTGGCAGAAGTACTTGCCGCCGAACTGCGCACCGATGCCGGACTGCCTGGTCAGCTCGAGCACCTGCTCCTCGAGCGCGAGGTCACGGAAGCCGTGGCCGGTGGCCGCGTCGCCGCTCGTCGGCAGCGAGTCGAGGTACTTGGCGCTCGCGTACTTCGCGGTCTTGAGGGCGAGCTCGGCGCTCGTGCCGCCGATGACCACGGCGAGGTGGTACGGCGGACAGGCGGCGGTGCCGAGGCTGCGGATCTTCTCGTCGAGGAAGCGCAGCATGGCGTCCGGGTTGAGGATCGCCTTGGTCTCCTGGAAGAGGTAGGACTTGTTGGCCGACCCGCCTCCCTTGGCCATGAAGAGGAACTTGTAGCTCTGCTCGTGCCCGGCGGCCGTGTCCGCGTAGAGCTCGATCTGGGCGGGCAGGTTCGAGCCGGTGTTCCGCTCCTCCCACATCGTCACGGGGGCCATCTGCGAGTAGCGCAGGTTGAGCCGGGTGTAGGCGTCGTAGACGCCGCGCGAGAGCGGCTCCTCGTCCCGGCCGTCGGTCAGGACGTGCTGCCCACGCTTGCCCATGACGATCGCGGTGCCCGTGTCCTGGCACATCGGCAGCACACCACCGGAGGCGATGTTCGCGTTCTTCAGCAGGTCGAGCGCGACGAACTTGTCGTTGGGGCTCGCCTCCGGGTCGTCGAGGATGTTGCGCAGCTGCTGGAGGTGAGCGGGCCGCAGGTAGTGGGCGATGTCGTGCATCGCCGTCTCGCTGAGCAGACGCAGGGCCTCGGGCGCCACCCGCAGGAAGCAACGGCCGGCCAGGGCCCCTTCGCCCTCGACGACCTCCACCCCCGCGGTGCTCAGCAGCCGCCAGGGCGTGGTGTCCTCACCACGGCTGGGCAGCATGTCCTCGTAGGCGAAGTCGGCCACGACGGCTCCTCGTGCGATCTCGGCGGGCAGGGCCCGTGGGCCACCCCGCGACGGCCCACGGCCAGCCTAGTGCGCCAGGGGAGGCGGACGGATTGGCCCCCCTGCTCCGGCCCCTTCGCCCCCGCCGACCTGTAGAACAGGGGAACGACACAGGCGTCGCTCGCACCCGCGAGGTTCACCGGCGCTCTGGGGTCACCGACGGGAGGACGCACCGTGACCGGACGGAGACGTGGTCGCAGGGGATTGGCCGCCGCCACCCTCGCCATGGCGAGCCTGGCGCTCGCGGCGTGCGGAGGCGCAGACGACACGAGCGGGTCGGGCAACCGGCTCACCTGGTACATCAACCCCGACTCGGGCGGTGCCGACCCGTCCAAGGAGGGTCAGGCCGGGCTGGCCAAGAAGTGCAGCGACGCCTCTGACGGGCGCTACTCCATCACCGTCCAGCTCCTCCCGAACGACGCGAGCGAGCAGCGTCAGCAGCTCTTGCGCCGTCTGGCCGCCGACGACGAGGGCGTCGACATCATGTCCATCGACCCCGTCTTCGTCGCCGAGTTCGCCGAGGCGAACTTCCTCGAGCCCGTCCCCGAGGACAAGGTCGAGACGTTCACCGGGGACAACGTCGACCCGATCGTCGAGTCCGCGATGTGGCAGGACCAGATGGTCGCGGCCCCCTTCTGGGCCAACACCCAGGTCCTCTGGTACCGCAAGTCGGTCGCGCAGGAGGCGGGCCTCGACATGGAGAAGCCGGTGACCTGGGAGCAGGTCATCGAGGCTGCGGAGAAGACTGGCACGACCGTCGGTGTCCAGGCCATGCGCTACGAGGGCTACATGGTGTGGATCAACGCCCTCGTCGCCGGGGCGGGCGGCCAGGTCGTCGAGAACCCGGGGGCCGATGGCCCCGACCTGAAGTTCGGGCTCGACACCGATGCGGGCAGGGAGGCCGCGACGATCATCCGGAGCATCTCGGACAAGGGCCTCGCCGGACCGGCGATGGGATCCTCCGACGAGACCGTCGCCCTGGACCTCTTCCAGTCCGACAAGTCCGGCTTCCTCCTCAACTGGCCGTACGTCTACTCGGCACTCCAGGGCAACGAGGTCGACTGGCTCGACGACGTGGGCTGGACCCGCTACCCGCAGACCGTCGAGGGTGAGGAGTCCCGGCCCCCGCTCGGCGGCATCGAGCTCGGCGTCAACCAGGCCTCGACGAAGAAGGACCTCGCCTGGGAGGCCATCGAGTGCATCTCCTCCGAGGAGAACCAGAAGGCGTACATGCTCGGCTCGGGCAACCCGGCGGCGAACCGGAAGGTCTACGACGACCCCGAGATCAAGAAGGCCTTCCCCACCGCTGAGCTCATCGTGGAGTCCCTCGACGCCGGGGCGCCGCGGCCGCTCACCCAGTACTACGGCGACGTCAGCGCCGCGATCCAGCGTGAGTACAGCCCGCCGGGCAGCGTGGACGCCGAGACGACGCCGAAGAAGACGACGACCCTTCTCGTCGACGTGCTGAAGGGAGATGCGTTGCTGTGAGTACCGATGTCGCACCCGAGACAAGGACGGACCGGCCGAAGAAGGCCCGGATGTCCGACCGGGCGAAGGGGGAGCAGCGGCTGGGCTGGAAGCTCGCGGCCCCTGCCTTCCTCATCATGCTGCTCGTCACCGCCTACCCGATCCTCCAGGCGGTCTGGAACAGCTTCTACTCCTACCGCCTCACCGACCCGGAGAACCGGGAGTTCGTCGGGCTGAACAACTACATCGTCTCCTTCACCGACCCGGTCTTCTGGGAGGCCATGGGCGCCACGGTGCTCATCACCCTCATCACCGTGACCGTCGAGCTCGTCATCGGCTTCGTCATCGCGCTGGTGATGCACCGCATCGTCATCCCGCGGCGGACCCTGCGCACGGTGGTGCTCATCCCGTACTCGATCATCACCGTCGTCTCCGGCTTCGCCTGGCTCTTCGCCTTCCGGCCGGACACCGGCTTCATCAACCACTGGTTCCAGTGGCTGCCGGGGATCGACCCCAGCTACGACTGGTTCGGCAGCTTCTGGCCCTCGATCTTCGCCATCTCCGTCTCGGAGATCTGGAAGACGACCCCCTTCATCTCGCTGCTGCTCCTCGCCGGACTCGCGCAGGTCGACAGCTCGATGGAGGAGGCAGCGAAGGTGGACGGCGCGTCGTGGCGTCAGGTCCTCACGAAGGTGATCCTGCCGAACATGAAGCCGGCGATCATGGTCGCACTGCTCTTCCGCACGCTGGACGCGTTCCGCATCTTCGACAACATCTTCATCATGACCGGAGGGGCGAACAAGACGAACTCGCTCTCCGGTCTCATCTACCGGCAGACCATCGACCGGACCGAGATCGGTCTGGGGTCGGCGCTGTCGGTGATCCTCTTCCTCTGCGTGCTCGCCATCGCGGCGCTGTTCGTCAAGGGGTTCAAGGTCGACCTCGCTGCCGGAAGGAACTGAGCCATGGCGAAGCAGTCAGCGAAGGGAACCGGTCTCTTCACCCTCCTCGCGGTCCCGATCATGCTCTGGACGCTCGTCCCGCTCGTGTGGATGATCGGGCTCTCGCTCAAGAGCAGGGACGCGTTCGCGAGCACCGACGCCAACCTCTTCGGCAACTTCTGGCCGAAGGACCCGACGATGGAGAACTACGAGCTGATCTTCAGCGGAGGCGCACGGGACCTCTTCCTGCCGGCCCTGCGCAACTCGCTCATCGTGGCGCTCCTGGCGACGCTCATCTCGGTGATCCTTGCGATGTTCTGCGCCTACGCGATCTCGCGGCTCGAGTTCAAGGGCAAGAAGCTCATCCTCACGACCGCGCTCGCCGTGAGCTTCTTCCCCGTCGTCGCGAT
Proteins encoded:
- a CDS encoding glutamate--cysteine ligase, translated to MIVFHPSAGPTLGVEWELALVDHETLDLVPRADDVMPALEAKHISARFHRELLSNTVEIVTGVCRDVPEITADLSRSLEALREVTDPLGLDLLCAGTHPFAQWQTQEVSEGERYATLIDRTRWWGRQMVIYGVHVHVGVTDVARVLPILDGLLPFAPHLQALSASSPFWVGEETGYASNRAQMFQQLPTAGLPFQFSTWAEYERYVDDLLVTGVIDELKEIRWDIRPAPHLGTLEVRVCDGVPTLRELAAITALVQCLVVWLDDRLTDGGTLRTLPPWHVQENKWRAARYGMDAIIICDDRNRERLVTEDLMDLLERLTPVARRLGCEQELSDVALIVRHGASYQRQLAVAQQEGTLVSVARSLVDEMRAGAPAAWAGEGRPA
- a CDS encoding carbonic anhydrase, with the protein product MQRHRAQPGTMPSSPAEAWAMLAAGNARFMAGAPAHPHQDIHVRNRVALKQRPFAVFFGCADSRVGAELIFDQGLGDLFVVRTAGQVTDPSVLGSIEFGIGPLEIPLIVVLGHDSCGAIKAALAAHESGQVPGGFLRDIVERVTPSVMAVARRGELTPSAVEEEHVRMTAGLLAERSALVAQKVAQGSLAIVGAQYALAHGEATILSVEGDLGPYTPAPYTPAP
- a CDS encoding winged helix-turn-helix domain-containing protein is translated as MSTPPGDGPSSSWRLLAHPLRSRIVAHLRLHGGATSAELARALGTNTGATSYHLRVLAEAGLVEDTGLGNAKTRVWALPDEEDDDDLTVRTVSPDPEDVEDDLWLAHDHVEHLASRAHTWVDAAAGWPLVWQEEAGLHDHAVLVDEEQLVALRTELADTLARYRRIGAGTPGAKRVAVTLAVHPIDRAP
- the rplQ gene encoding 50S ribosomal protein L17, sunset domain variant, with product MPTPTKGPRLGGGPAHERLMLGNLAQSLFEHDQITTTQAKAKRLRPLAERLVTFAKRGDLPARRKVMTVVKDKGVVHRLFTEIAPDMADREGGYTRITKIAPRKGDNAPMCVIELVREPVSAKPKRAVVAEAEATTQASAAQDETPATAGVEADTAVELPKGAVASNEDGSAPEGYDVKGNADSGKYHVPGSQWYDQTEAEFWFASADDAKAAGFEPAGGEEKQQVDEA
- the rplM gene encoding 50S ribosomal protein L13, with the protein product MRTYTPKAGEITRQWHVIDATDVVLGRLASQAAILLRGKHKTTFAPHVDTGDFVIIINADKVALTGAKAEQKKAYRHSGFPGGLRSTSYTELLEKAPEKAVEKAIRGMLPRNSLGRQQLTKLKVYAGAEHPHSAQQPTPFTITQVAQ
- the truA gene encoding tRNA pseudouridine(38-40) synthase TruA → MRVRIDLAYDGTDFSGWAAQPGRRTVEGELTGALETICRTSGLRVVVAGRTDAGVHASGQVCHVDLTPEHLDAAQGRRDRSPEDALLARLRGVLPKDVAAHAVTRPPEGFDARFSATQRRYRYLVADDPARLDPLRRREVVALGDRLDVAAMDESARGLTGLADFAAFCKRREGATTIRTLLEYSWRRTEEGLVEGRVVADAFCHSMVRALVGAVVPVGQGRAEPGWPREVLRAGVRDPRVKVMPAHGLSLREVSYPPAEQLARRAEESRARRQL
- the lepB gene encoding signal peptidase I codes for the protein MTAESPPGRGGPDRPQRPLWWDLGLRIVLSFTLIAVITHVAVRPFAIPSESMEPTLLTGDRVVAKVWPGAGDLERGDVAVFGHGATWADERLEDDGDLVKTVVRTGGDILGFGPSHRAHTVKRVVGMPGERVACCDDEGRVIVDGTALEEPYLEPARDLPFDPQAGCDSGASSPRCFPEITVPEGSFLVLGDNRARSADSVTACRTTGADAASCARFVRGDLVVGTLGWRVWPMPPGTIE
- the glmM gene encoding phosphoglucosamine mutase; the protein is MARLFGTDGVRGLANGEVITAEFALRLSQAAAHVLTDEAKGARRRPLAVVGRDPRASGEFLSAAVIAGLASEGVDVFDVGVLPTPAVAFLTADTQADFGVMLSASHNAMPDNGIKFFARGGHKLPDAVEDAIQDRMSSSPRLPTGAGVGRVTVMQGAPARYVRHLLAAMPHDLEGLKVVLDCAHGAASEVSPEVFRLAGAQVWTIGNTPDGLNINDGYGSTHLDQLREAVVAHGADLGIAHDGDADRCLAVDAEGNVVDGDQIMAILALTLKDRGQLRHDTLVATVMSNLGLINAMREAGIEVIQTKVGDRYVLERMRGGSYSLGGEQSGHVILLEHGTTGDGVLTGLMIASRLAENGKSLAELAAVMTRLPQVLVNVPDVDKDRVDLDEGVQEAVRQESERLGDTGRVLLRKSGTEPVVRVMVEAATQDEADEVAQRLAGVVRERLAL
- the rpsI gene encoding 30S ribosomal protein S9, with amino-acid sequence MTSYTSESEGPVGDAEPAPRPTASAPGAATGRRKQAIARVRIVPGTGEWKINGRSLEDYFPNKVHQQIVNEPLTVLELDGAYDVLVRVHGGGPSGQAGAVRLGVARSLNGVDPELNRATLKKAGFLTRDARVPERKKAGLKKARKAPQYSKR